One genomic window of Verrucomicrobiia bacterium includes the following:
- a CDS encoding DNA translocase FtsK — protein sequence MARKASADSDSPPRGFSDIVGFALLVTAVLLLFAQFSFDRGDIGFIRTPANRPLHNWIGTLGAYFAWSIFFLFGVVGYIVPLLLAMFGAAYLLGFLNYLCERIRWSLLWSAVLLIALTGLFYLAGEAGLLGDFQKRLGIHTVGGFLGSLTYGQTKNYDFGFALLGPIGATIVYAALGVVSVIFLTGFRLGEWLQSRMERTAPAVGEEAVLERKARDLQKQAKKLQEEVDRSKPGIGADLQPVPEPTVRDLSISPSKGAPRTKKSESPADSPIVQEGEVITAREIAAASTSDVLGKGAEAPSDKQTSSAKEGEKVEGKADPVVTIADSTAPAPAAVRPKLVPRKPKPITVASTPMIGNYQLPTMDFLQHPDPNLKPTESKEELMANARLMQQTLAQFDIEVALGDITKGPTITRYELHPAPGVKLEKIQGLNNNLAAALKAERINILAPVPGKSSVGIEVPNLVKTKVIMRDLLESDEWRNSKARIPLALGKDVYGHPIIADLAEMPHCLIAGSTGSGKSVCINSIIASLLYKFSPDQLRFVMIDPKVVELQQYNALPHLVVPVVTDPKKVILALRWVVNEMEKRYQIFAKVGVRNIASFNSRPKNKPLPQQEPELPLMAKKEKVEPGAEGFAVEVDEEIVVPREDDIVIPEKLSYIVVIIDELADLMLVAPADVEMAIARITQMARAAGIHCIVATQRPSVDVITGVIKANIPARIAFQVAAKVDSRTILDAMGADKLLGKGDMLYLPPGSARLIRAQGALITDGEIQSVVDFIAKQAKPSYEVEIHQQLSKPVSTFEGEGGIDEDESLIEQCIEVIRSEQKASVSLMQRRLRLGYTRAARIMDELENRGIVGPSKGAEPRDILIDLDGGGADGAGQ from the coding sequence TTTTATCCGAACTCCCGCCAACCGTCCGCTGCATAACTGGATCGGAACTTTGGGCGCATACTTCGCATGGAGCATCTTTTTCCTCTTCGGCGTCGTGGGTTACATCGTGCCGCTGCTCCTGGCGATGTTCGGCGCAGCCTATCTGCTCGGCTTTTTGAACTACCTTTGCGAACGCATTCGCTGGTCCCTCCTGTGGTCTGCTGTATTGCTTATCGCACTGACCGGCCTGTTCTACCTGGCGGGCGAAGCAGGTCTGCTGGGCGATTTCCAAAAGCGCCTTGGCATTCACACCGTTGGAGGTTTCCTGGGTTCCCTCACGTATGGTCAAACGAAGAACTACGACTTCGGCTTCGCGCTGCTCGGGCCCATTGGCGCAACAATCGTATACGCCGCACTCGGTGTTGTGAGCGTGATTTTCCTCACGGGTTTCCGCCTCGGCGAATGGCTTCAAAGCCGAATGGAACGAACTGCACCTGCCGTGGGTGAAGAGGCGGTCCTCGAACGGAAGGCGCGCGACCTTCAAAAACAGGCGAAGAAACTCCAGGAGGAAGTCGATCGCTCCAAACCCGGCATTGGCGCCGACCTTCAGCCGGTACCCGAGCCGACTGTGCGTGACCTGAGCATTTCTCCGTCGAAGGGCGCTCCGCGCACAAAGAAGTCAGAATCGCCCGCCGACTCACCCATCGTCCAGGAAGGCGAAGTCATCACGGCGCGCGAGATCGCTGCCGCCAGCACCAGCGACGTTCTCGGGAAAGGAGCGGAAGCTCCCTCCGACAAACAAACATCATCAGCCAAAGAGGGCGAAAAGGTTGAAGGAAAGGCGGATCCCGTCGTAACAATCGCCGACAGCACCGCGCCCGCGCCAGCCGCAGTCCGCCCCAAGCTTGTTCCAAGGAAACCGAAGCCGATTACCGTGGCTTCCACACCGATGATCGGCAACTACCAGTTGCCGACCATGGATTTTCTCCAGCATCCCGATCCCAATCTCAAGCCGACGGAATCCAAGGAGGAGTTGATGGCGAACGCGCGCCTGATGCAGCAGACACTCGCGCAATTCGATATTGAAGTGGCACTCGGCGACATTACGAAAGGCCCGACGATTACCCGATACGAACTGCATCCCGCGCCTGGCGTGAAGCTGGAAAAGATTCAGGGCTTGAACAACAACCTTGCCGCCGCCTTGAAAGCGGAACGGATCAACATTCTCGCGCCAGTTCCCGGGAAAAGCTCGGTCGGAATCGAGGTGCCGAACCTCGTGAAGACGAAGGTGATCATGCGCGACCTGCTCGAATCCGACGAATGGCGCAACAGCAAGGCGCGCATTCCGCTCGCTCTCGGCAAGGACGTGTATGGCCACCCAATCATCGCGGACCTCGCCGAAATGCCGCACTGCCTCATCGCGGGCAGCACGGGTTCCGGCAAATCCGTGTGCATCAACTCCATCATTGCCTCGCTGCTTTATAAATTTTCGCCCGATCAATTGCGGTTTGTGATGATCGATCCCAAGGTGGTTGAGCTGCAGCAATACAACGCGCTGCCGCACCTCGTGGTGCCCGTTGTCACCGATCCGAAGAAAGTGATTCTCGCCCTGCGCTGGGTGGTGAATGAAATGGAGAAGCGTTACCAGATCTTCGCCAAGGTCGGCGTCCGCAACATCGCTTCGTTCAATTCGCGTCCCAAGAACAAGCCGCTGCCGCAGCAGGAACCGGAACTGCCGTTGATGGCCAAGAAGGAAAAAGTGGAACCCGGCGCCGAAGGTTTTGCTGTCGAAGTTGACGAGGAGATTGTTGTTCCTCGCGAGGACGACATCGTGATCCCTGAGAAGCTGAGCTATATCGTCGTTATCATTGACGAGCTCGCCGATCTCATGCTGGTCGCGCCTGCTGATGTGGAAATGGCGATCGCGCGCATCACGCAGATGGCGCGTGCTGCCGGAATTCATTGCATCGTTGCGACGCAGCGCCCGTCAGTGGACGTCATCACAGGCGTGATCAAGGCCAATATTCCCGCGCGCATTGCGTTCCAGGTGGCGGCGAAGGTGGATTCAAGAACGATTCTTGACGCGATGGGAGCCGACAAGTTGCTGGGCAAGGGCGACATGCTTTATCTCCCGCCCGGATCGGCCCGCCTCATTCGAGCGCAAGGCGCGCTGATCACGGACGGCGAAATCCAAAGCGTGGTCGACTTCATCGCGAAGCAGGCGAAACCCAGCTACGAGGTTGAAATTCACCAGCAGCTGTCCAAACCGGTGAGCACCTTTGAAGGCGAAGGCGGCATTGACGAAGATGAATCGCTGATCGAGCAATGCATTGAAGTGATTCGAAGCGAGCAAAAGGCAAGCGTGTCCCTCATGCAACGCCGCCTGCGGCTCGGCTACACGCGGGCAGCGCGCATCATGGACGAACTTGAGAACCGCGGCATTGTCGGCCCAAGCAAAGGCGCCGAGCCGCGCGACATTCTGATAGACCTCGACGGCGGCGGTGCAGACGGCGCGGGTCAGTGA
- a CDS encoding patatin-like phospholipase family protein yields the protein MNAPLPSSVDAAPAYALWVQFATRITTQKLHFRSGDDESVAKSVFALFSKVRELMEAHPEAGEFRKLGIRLLNELLRPYAARWHGWMTGDASGKDPSETASIRFRDPQVRRAFRQELLQLREELLKVQAELALMAGIHNVAAETSGLTATLGVDLRAGIRDQVNIKSDFDGAARAQEINAKEHATILERRAILSPDAKAEGPLLNATGLALSGGGIRSATFCLGIVQVLARRGLLLHFDYLSTVSGGGYLGSFLSCALGTRQPDDTTPRTRAAAEAKVNDVFQRSAGIESGLVRHLRNHSKYLLHGGLIGKIRMLGLLASGLAWNLMIVLPIPLFAAILAFVAGPWLWEDAMLPNGPAVPAFPESPSGMALKWLAILFGLAWVALPGLQLLAHGQAPKSKRALFHRLWENGTVALGILTVTAAAVFLMPALFHGHEWLRTSLAKWSHSGSGLESLAGLLPTSLTGVAGAALAALIAWLSPRWPRLRTLAVRLFILTGPLFLIFTFLYVGNRMGLSRDGVSWMPHVVFWVTLGLALWNWFCVNINTLAPHRYYRNRLCECYLARRIPEEESGKHPLVRALSGERAQGRTEVLKQVKLSELGADPAAPYHLVNMVVNAPSSRNKNLRGRDGDFFMVSRHFYGSPLTGYAATENLEQGDPHFDLGTALAVSGAAASTSMGWKSLPHFRFLMTLFNVRLGYWIRNPGRKVLWRMLEGAGPWYLFREMFGLIHEQCRYVNLSDGGHIENLAAYELLRRRCKFIVCVDGGCEPEMECSDLTRLQRYAEIDLGIRMYPDISDLRLDSKRFSRSHAVLVKIDYAPETAPGKELGWMLYVKLATTGLEPAHLADYRRLNPDFPHQSTADQIYDEAQFEAYRALGECAMEAMFREEIAGNCRATSIREWFHCLANNLLPDNDPVFARSKRQ from the coding sequence TTGAACGCTCCGCTACCTTCCTCGGTGGATGCCGCCCCGGCCTACGCGCTGTGGGTGCAGTTCGCGACCCGCATCACGACGCAGAAGCTGCATTTCAGGTCGGGCGATGACGAAAGCGTTGCGAAGAGTGTGTTCGCGCTGTTCTCGAAGGTGCGCGAACTGATGGAAGCGCACCCCGAGGCGGGAGAATTCCGAAAGCTCGGGATCAGATTGCTCAACGAGTTGCTCCGACCCTACGCTGCGCGCTGGCACGGCTGGATGACGGGAGATGCGAGCGGGAAAGATCCCAGCGAGACGGCGTCGATTCGTTTTCGGGATCCGCAGGTGCGCAGGGCATTTCGTCAGGAGTTGCTGCAATTGCGCGAGGAACTGCTGAAGGTTCAGGCCGAGCTCGCGCTCATGGCAGGAATCCACAATGTCGCCGCTGAAACGTCCGGCCTTACAGCCACCCTTGGCGTGGACCTGCGCGCGGGAATTCGAGACCAGGTCAATATCAAGTCCGACTTCGATGGTGCTGCTCGAGCGCAGGAGATCAATGCGAAGGAGCACGCAACCATTCTCGAACGACGCGCCATTCTTTCCCCGGATGCCAAAGCTGAAGGCCCATTGCTGAACGCAACGGGACTTGCGCTTTCTGGCGGCGGCATTCGCTCCGCAACGTTTTGCCTGGGCATCGTGCAGGTGCTCGCGCGGCGAGGGCTCTTGCTGCACTTCGATTATTTGTCGACGGTTTCTGGAGGCGGATACCTCGGGAGTTTCCTGAGCTGCGCGTTGGGAACGCGGCAGCCAGACGACACAACGCCGCGGACGCGGGCTGCAGCGGAGGCAAAAGTGAACGACGTTTTCCAACGCTCGGCAGGCATTGAATCGGGGTTGGTCAGGCATCTTCGCAACCACAGCAAATACCTGCTGCACGGAGGGCTCATTGGGAAGATCCGCATGCTCGGACTCCTGGCCAGCGGCCTTGCGTGGAACCTGATGATTGTGCTGCCGATTCCCTTGTTCGCTGCAATCCTCGCCTTCGTGGCAGGACCGTGGCTTTGGGAAGATGCGATGCTTCCCAACGGGCCGGCCGTACCCGCTTTCCCCGAATCACCTTCCGGGATGGCGCTGAAATGGCTCGCGATTCTCTTCGGGCTGGCGTGGGTGGCGCTGCCGGGATTGCAGCTCCTTGCGCACGGCCAGGCGCCCAAATCCAAACGCGCCTTGTTTCACAGGCTTTGGGAAAACGGGACCGTGGCGCTGGGAATTTTAACAGTGACAGCGGCGGCGGTTTTCCTGATGCCCGCGCTGTTTCACGGACACGAATGGTTGCGAACATCGCTTGCCAAATGGAGCCACAGCGGCTCGGGTCTTGAAAGCCTCGCGGGTCTTTTGCCGACATCGCTCACGGGCGTGGCCGGAGCGGCGCTCGCCGCGCTGATCGCGTGGTTGAGTCCACGCTGGCCGCGTCTCCGCACTCTTGCCGTCAGACTGTTCATTCTAACAGGGCCGCTCTTCCTCATCTTCACATTTTTGTACGTCGGTAATCGCATGGGCCTGTCGCGCGATGGGGTCAGCTGGATGCCCCACGTTGTATTCTGGGTGACGCTGGGGCTCGCACTCTGGAATTGGTTCTGCGTGAACATCAACACGCTTGCTCCGCACCGATATTACCGGAATCGGCTTTGCGAGTGTTACCTGGCCCGCCGCATCCCCGAGGAGGAAAGCGGCAAGCACCCGCTGGTCCGCGCGTTGTCGGGCGAACGCGCGCAAGGACGGACTGAAGTTTTGAAGCAGGTGAAGCTGTCGGAGTTGGGCGCGGACCCGGCGGCTCCCTATCATCTGGTCAACATGGTCGTGAACGCCCCCAGCAGCCGGAACAAGAACCTCCGCGGCCGCGATGGTGATTTCTTCATGGTGAGCCGGCACTTCTACGGTTCACCGCTCACAGGATACGCGGCGACCGAGAACCTCGAACAGGGCGACCCGCACTTCGACCTGGGAACCGCGCTTGCTGTTTCGGGTGCTGCGGCTTCGACCAGCATGGGTTGGAAGTCGCTGCCGCACTTCCGGTTCCTCATGACCTTGTTCAACGTGCGCCTGGGTTATTGGATTCGAAACCCGGGACGCAAAGTTTTGTGGCGAATGCTTGAGGGCGCCGGGCCGTGGTATTTGTTCCGCGAAATGTTCGGTTTGATCCATGAGCAATGCAGGTATGTGAATCTGTCGGATGGCGGGCACATCGAGAATCTTGCTGCGTATGAACTGCTGCGCCGCCGATGCAAATTCATCGTGTGCGTCGATGGCGGATGCGAACCGGAAATGGAGTGTTCCGATCTCACCCGCCTGCAGCGGTACGCCGAGATTGATCTGGGCATTCGAATGTATCCCGACATTTCAGACCTGCGGCTCGATTCAAAACGATTCAGCCGTTCGCACGCCGTGTTGGTGAAGATTGATTACGCGCCTGAAACTGCGCCGGGCAAGGAACTCGGATGGATGTTGTACGTGAAGCTGGCGACTACAGGATTGGAACCCGCGCATCTTGCCGATTACAGGCGCTTGAACCCCGATTTCCCGCATCAGAGTACTGCCGATCAAATTTACGACGAGGCTCAGTTCGAGGCGTATCGCGCGCTGGGTGAGTGCGCCATGGAAGCGATGTTCCGTGAGGAGATCGCTGGCAACTGCCGCGCTACCTCCATTCGGGAATGGTTTCACTGCCTGGCGAACAACCTATTGCCCGACAACGATCCCGTTTTCGCACGTTCCAAACGGCAGTGA